Sequence from the Methanoculleus thermophilus genome:
ATCGGTGAAGAGTTTAGGTATACCGTAATCAAGGGAGTAGTTATCCCCGCCCACGGAGAGAACCGCAGCCGCCTCATCAAGGTAGGGAAGCATCTGCTTGTAAACCCTGTACTTTAAAGCCTCGGGACAGCAGAGACGGTCGTAGGCATAGCCCAGATAGAACGGTTTCCAGAGGTTTTGAGCAATTTTTCTCCTACTTAGTCGGTATGAGTGCAAATGCGTGATTGCATCATCTGTTTCTTGCATACATTGCTGTTGGTATTGCTTCTCGTTCTGAAAATGGCTAAGGCAGATGAAACGTGGGTCTTTAAAGTACTCCCGCAAGATCTTCGTTGTCCCCCGGGCAATCGCTTCACACCCTCTGTTCTCATAGGGATTGTTCCCGGCCAGAATAAACAACGGTCTCTCTTCATCCATGATTATTGCCCCCGACCTTCCTCCGAATATACCAAAGAATTCTTACCGGGAAGGTAATAATCTTTGATATTTGTCTTCCCGCCGTCAGTCGTCTCAGATCCTGCCCCATTGCCTCCCGGAGGTGCTTTCCGTCCCGCTCCCCGGCGCCCCAGCGATCCCGGCTTAAAACCCGCATCCGCTCCTTCAGGACGACCTCCTGCCGCAGGAAGGGGTTCTTCGGCCTCTCTGGTGCCACCCGCTTCTCCGGAACCCCCTGCGGGTCAAGGTACAGCCGGCATGTCAGGTGCTGCCGCTTAATCGCCACGACCCCGGCCTGGCTCTGGATCACTCGCTCGACCGGGATCGAGTCGAGACGAACACCCTGCCCCCGCTCGACCATCTCCCGCATCGCCTGCGACCGCACCAGCACAAGGCTCGTCCCCCGGCTGTCCCGCGAGTACTCCGGCAGCCAGGCGTCCATGCAGGTCACGTCCGCGCACTCGGCGAAGACGTCATCGCAGTAACTGCAGGCCCTCGGCGTGAACCACCGGTTCGTCCAGGCTTCACTGATCCCCTCGTTCCAGAAGATCTTGTGCTCTTCACCGTCTGCGGCCGTGAACACATAGTGATAATTGCTCGCCGGCTGGTCCGGGCTCTTCCCGCGGTAGCGGACCGCTGTCACCTCACCCTGCACCCCGGCGAGAGCGGCGACGTAGTCGGTGAAGTGCCTGCTCTTCAGCTGCCCGCAGGTGAGGCCGACGGTGACGACGACCCGCTCCCGGAGTTTCTTGTTCCGCTGCTGGGCAAGCCGGATCGCCTTGAGGAAGCATGGCAGGCCGGTGACGGCGTAGCGCCCCGGCACCTCGAGGACCTGCCTGATAACTTCCGACATCTCCACCGGGTAGTAGGCCGAGCCGGCCCCGGTGCGGACCTCCTCCGGGGTATCGAAGACCTGGAAGGCGAAGAGACGCTCCGGGTCGCCGGTGGGGGCAACGCAGATGACGTGGTCGACGACCCCCTCGGTGAGCAGCGCTTCCAGGAGCCAGGTCGCCATCCCGCCTGAGGCGCTTGTCGGCCGGTGTCTCTCCGAGTAGCCGACGTACGAGGCGAGGTAGTAGCCGGTCTCGGAGCGGTGCTGGATCCCCGGGACCGCACCGTAGAGCCGCTCCCCGATCGTGTCCTCGTTCTCCCCGGAATCTGCAAAGGGGCAGACCTTCAGGCAGAGACCGCACTCGGTGGTGCAGGGCGACGTTTCCACGGGATTATACTCGCCGTAGCGGTTCCATTGCATTGAAAGGACGTCCTGCGGGCAGAGAGCGGCGCAGAGGCCGCAGCCGATGCAGAGGTCGTGCTCGACAACGCTGTTCATGACGGACGATTTCATATGATAATTCTCCTGAGCGCTGGAGGCAGGTAGGACTCAAAGAGCCCGCGTTCAAACCCGTTCAGACCCAACACCCAGACAGCCGCAAGGTAAACCAGAGCAATGCCCGCACCGGCAACGACAAGCGTAACCAGGGCGGGAAGCTGGAGGATCCCTCCCAGGGTTGCCGCCGCGACCCCGATGAGACCGGTCGCGACAATCCCGGGAAGCATCGACCGGGTGAAGGTGTGAGCCCCGACCCCGAGCACCCGCGTCGCGTACCAGGGGGTGAAGATGGCGTTCTTCAGGGTGAGGACGATCGCCGCCGCGGCCGCGACCCCGTAGTAGCCAAGGCCGGTCAGGAGCGGGAGGGCGACCGCGAGGCCGAAATTCCCGATCCCCATGAAGAACGTCACGATCCCCGGCACCCGCACCCGGTTGTAGGCGACGTTGATCGGGAAGAGGGGCAGCACCGCGAGGTTGACCGCGAGGTGCACCGTCAGGAGTGCCATCAGCGGCGCGAGGAAGGTAAACTCCTCCCCCACCCAGACCGTGAGGAGGAGCGGAGCAAGTCCGCAGACAAGACCGATCGGGAGGGCCATGGCAAGCCCCATCAACTTGACGGCGCTCTTCGTGACCCGGATCAGGGTCTCGGTCTGGTTCCGGGCATAACAGGAGAGGATCGTCGGCGTCAGGACGCCGGAGAGCACCCCGGCAACCGCCCGCAGGAGGATGACCCACTGGAGGGCGATCGCATACTCCCCGGCAGGCGTTTCCCCGAAGAGGAGGTTCACGACGATGAGGTCGATCTGGAGGAAGAGGAGGGAGCCGATCTGGTCGATCACCACCCACCACCCCATCCCGCAGAGGTCCCGCACCCTCCGGCGGTCGAAGGAACGGATCGAGATTCGGAGATGGGGACAGACTCGCCGGGCGAGGACGATCGCGACCCCGGAGGCCATGACTGCTCCGGCCAGGTATGCCCCGCCGATGAGGGCGAGATCGGGGCCGAAGAGGGTGAAGAGGAGAACGATCAACCCGGTCTGGACGATGAGGTTTGTGAGGTTGACGAGGTTCTGGAGGTCGAGGCGGTTGTAGGCGAAGAGTTGGACCGTGAAGTTCCCGCTCCAGGACCGGATCAGGAAACCGGCCGAGACCCCGAGGAAGAGGAGGACCGCACCGGTCTCCTGCCCGGCCGGGACGTTGAAGATCGATGGAGCGAAGTACGCGACCACGAGGATGACCGGGATCATCAGGAGGATGACTGCGGTGAGCCCGAAGAGGGACGTGTTGAACGTCTTATTCGCGGCTGCGTAATCTCCCCGCTGGAGGTCGACGGTGAGGAACCGGGTGACGGCGGTGTTGAGCGACTGGACGACGATTGCCACGTACCCCGTGATCGAGGTCGCGAGCGGGATGAGCCCGTAGGCCGCGACCCCGAGAGTATCAATAAAGTAGGGGACCAGAAGGATCCCGATGACGATATTTACCAGGAAGTAGGCGATGTTCGCCGCGAGGTTGCGGGGGAGCTGAGCGGCGAAGCCTCGGGTGGTCTGGTCTGTAGCGGAGGTGGTGGACGGCATGGATATTCTTCTGGCTGGGATGGTACTGGCTCCCCGGAGGAGAATTCACCAGCGGGATTCTTATCTTACAGGTTAGTAACGGCGGTATGAAATGCCTGCCGGATTTGCTCTTTTGAGGTGGCCGCACTTAGATGGGCAGGGACTACCTTAGGGCTATGAACGGCACCGTCGTTGAACGCTTCTTCCGCCGGGATTATGACGAACAAGAGGATGATTGCAAGTTTACCCGAGTTTGTCCCAAAATCCCTCAGCCGGGAGGGGAACACCCCCTCCCGGTCCCTCCCCCGAGTTGCGATATCCAGTGGGAAGCCGTGTCAGCAATTCGACGCTGTATAATGCCGATTCCTCTGAAAAGCTGCGTAGGAGTGCTCTACATCAGGTGGATCTTCGATCGCCGAACTCTTTTGGGACGGCTTCCATATTACTTATAGTCTGTATCAAATCTAAAGTGGAGTGTGTCCTCCCTCCTCACCCCCCGCCCAGCACCCGCACGATCACCGCCACCACCCCGCCCACGACCCCGCCGGCCCCGGCGCTGATGGTGGAAACCCGTTTCTCTTCACCCACCTTCTCCGCCCGCCAGCCCTCCAGCGCCCGGAGCCGGCTCTCGAACTCCTCGTCCTGCGCCTCCATCCGCTGCAGCGTCTTACAAATCCACTTCACATCCCGGTTCGTCTCGTAAACCAGCTCCCGCGTGGTCTTCTCATTGGTCATCCTGGTAACCCTCCCGGGTGACAGTAGGACGGCGAAGAGAAAAAGCCTGACCGTAACGATTATATTCCAGAATCAAAGCCCAATCCGGCCTTTCCGATAAAGTCAGACTGATATCCCCCCGCGCCAACCTTATGATCGTCTGTCATGTTCCCGGGAAGATGCAGACAGGAGAAAACCCATGGCAGACTTCGTGCAGAAGACCGTGAACAAGACGGCGGTCCGGGACCTCTCCGTCCCGATCGCCAGCGTGGAGCAGTTCGACAGCATCGTCGAGATGGTCTTCGACGACAACCCCTTCGGGTGCGTCGAGTATACGACCCGCGACGGCCAGACCATCGCGGGAGTCGTCCGGAACCGCGAGCACTACACCGCGAAGGTGAACTTCCTCAACGACGCGGGCAAGCGGGTCGGGACCGTCTCGATCCAGTCCCCGACGATCGCAGCCTTCGAGGCGAACGCCGCCGAGGTCCTCGGGAACGCGGCCATCAAGACCGCGATGGGAGCAACCGACGTCGTCCGCGACAGCTCCCGCGAGACCTACTACTGTCAGCTCAAGTGCCACGACCCCTCCGGTGAGGACTACTTCGTCACCCTCACCAGAAAGAGCGTCCGGATCTCGTCCTACCAGGACGACGCGATCAGGGACCGGGTCGAGTCCTGGGCCGACGCCGTTGCGGCGCTGGGGTGAAGGGGTTCCTCCCCTTGCTCTTTTTCCCCCGTGTGCCGGGCAGAACCGTTGTATCGGGGATATCTATAACGTCGGAGTACAGCGCATACCCCGATCAGGAATGGATACCGCCACCCCCAAGATCGACGGAGAGTGCGCACGAATCATCGGCATTCTCCGGGAGAAGAAGGCTTACCTGGAAGAGACCTATCACGTCGGGTCCATCGGCATCTTCGGCTCGTGCCGGCGCGGCGAGGAGCGCGAGGAAAGCGACGTGGACATTCTGGTCGAATTCTCAGAAGTCCGGGGAATCTTTGGATTTATCAGGCTTGAGCGCTACCTATCTGAGATCCTCGGTAGATCAGTGGACCTGGTCGAAAAGAGCGCGCTCAAACCTCACATCGGCCGCCGTATCCTGAATGAGGTTATCTACGTATGACGGCTCCACGGAACACCCTTGACTACCTGGATGATATCCTTGACGCCATCGAAAAGATCGCGATCTTCACCCGGGGCATGTCGTATGAGGAGTTCTGCGAGGACGATAAGACCGTTTAGGCTGTCACCCGAGCACTGGAAGTGATGATCGGTGAGGCGACGAAGTGCATTCCCCGCGAAATCAGGGAGAACTACCCCGGATACCCCTGGGCTGAGATGGCCAGTATGCGCGACAAACTGATCCATGCCTACTTCGGGATCAACAGGGCCATCATCTGGAGGACGATCCGGGATGATATTCCTCCCCTCAGGTCCGCGATGCAGGCCCTCCGGGATGACCTGGCCGCGGACGGGTCCACGAGCAGCGAGCGCCGATAAGCACGACTGTCCGGGGGACGCGCCTATGAGGTGGCAGGAGTGTCTCGACCTGGGCCTCATCCGCCCCGACGCGAGGGCAATAGAGAGTATTCCCGGCTCCCTCGCATCTGCGGCGAGGTTCCTCTCGGCAGCGGAGAAGAATGTGGCGATCCTGGAGTACGAAATGGCACACCTTGCCACGTACAATAGCGCATCTCACAGTATCCGGACGTTCCTCTATTCCGCCGGTTACCTCGATGTCTTGCTATCGCAGTGCGGCACATATTTGACGATCCCGAGATCGTCAATCTCCTGAACGCTTTTGACAAACTCCGGGTCGCCAGGCAGAACGTCCAGTATGGCGGATCGTATGTGATGAAGAAGCGGCGTTCTGCATCCGGCTGGCTTATCCGGGCTCTCGCTCTGGCCCGGCAACGGTTTGGGTAGATACCTCCGCTCCGGCTGAAACTGGGGGGGCCACATACACTTTCAACCCGCACACGGCTCCACTTTATCAATCTCCTCTTCTCGAGATCGACGTATGCCGCATACCGGGCTTCTCCGCCACGACCAGACCCTCTTTCGCGACCCCGACGTGTTTGAGCCGACGTACCTCCCCGAGCACCTCCACCACCGCGACGCCCAGGTCCAGGAGATCGCCTTCCTCCTCCAGCCGGCCCTCCGGGGCGGGAGCGCCCTCTCCGCCGTCCTCCGCGGACTCCCCGGGACCGGGAAGACCACCACCGTCCGCAGGGTCTTTGCCGCCATCACCGAAGAGACCCGGCGGGTCGCCCCGGTCTACGTCAACTGCCGCCACGATCATTCGGCGCTCGCCGTCTACCGGAGCATCTTTCGGCAGGTCTGCGGGTATCCCGCCGGCCGGCACCTCGACGAGATCAAGCAGGGGATCGCCGCCCGGCTCCGGGACCGCGACGCCGCCCTCGTCGTCTGCCTCGACGACGCCGATGAACTCATAGTGGCCGGGATCTACAACACCATCCTCTACCAGATCCTCCGGCTCTACGAGAAGTGGGACGTCCGGAAGGCCGGGGTCTTTGCGGTCACGAGCGATCTTGCCCGGAACCTCTACGCCGAGGCCGACGCGAGCGTCCGGTCGGTCTTCCACCCGGCCGAGGTCAACTTTCCGCCCTACACGAGGGCCGAGATCCGCGAGATCCTCGCCGACCGCGTCCGGCAGGGGCTCTACCCCCGGGTGCTCCCGCCGCCGCTCCTCGACCGCATCGCAGTGATCGCCGCCGGCGAGCAGGACGTCCGGGTCGGGATCGACCTCGTCAGGGCGGCAGTCCTCCGGGCCGAGAAGGACGGCCGCCGGCGGGTCACCCACGCCGACGTCACCGCCGCGGCCCGGACGGTCATGGCACCGGGGCTTAATTCCCGCATCGCGGCTCTCTCGGCGGGCGAACGAACCCTCCTCTCCTGGATCGCGGAGCGGTCCTCTGAAGGGGGCGATATGGCGTCGGGGGCGGTCTTTGAGGCGGCACAGGGCTACCTGGCGGTCGGGAAGACGACCTATCACGAGCACTTAAAGCGGCTCGCAGAGGCCGGGTTCCTCGACCTCGTGCCCAGGACGGGCCGGGGGCGGGAGGTCCGGCTCCGCTACGATGCCACTGAGGTGGCCGCCGCCTGCAGATCCCCGGACCGAACCCCCAAAACTCCGGACAGGGTATGAGATCATGAAAAACCCGCTCAGGCCATGGATTGGTGCTCCCTCTCATGTCCTCTGTTTTTGATCGGTATCAATAAAGTAAGGCTTATACATGGCCTGTTTCTTTTTCCGGAGAGCAGGCTTAGCCTTTTAACCGGAACCCCCGATGGTGCTGTATGCGCCGGAGAAGACTCCGGTGCAGGGAGTTACAAGAGATGCAACCAGCAGATAGACAGAATCCGGGAGGAACCGAACCGAAAACCAGCGGCGGCAGCCCGGATACAAAGTGCCACCCCGCGCTCTGCCAGGCCGCCACTGGTACATCTGCCCGGGAAGAGATAAACATCTCCCCGGTCCCGCTCTTCCTCGTTCCCCGTGCTGTCGC
This genomic interval carries:
- a CDS encoding Coenzyme F420 hydrogenase/dehydrogenase, beta subunit C-terminal domain, which codes for MKSSVMNSVVEHDLCIGCGLCAALCPQDVLSMQWNRYGEYNPVETSPCTTECGLCLKVCPFADSGENEDTIGERLYGAVPGIQHRSETGYYLASYVGYSERHRPTSASGGMATWLLEALLTEGVVDHVICVAPTGDPERLFAFQVFDTPEEVRTGAGSAYYPVEMSEVIRQVLEVPGRYAVTGLPCFLKAIRLAQQRNKKLRERVVVTVGLTCGQLKSRHFTDYVAALAGVQGEVTAVRYRGKSPDQPASNYHYVFTAADGEEHKIFWNEGISEAWTNRWFTPRACSYCDDVFAECADVTCMDAWLPEYSRDSRGTSLVLVRSQAMREMVERGQGVRLDSIPVERVIQSQAGVVAIKRQHLTCRLYLDPQGVPEKRVAPERPKNPFLRQEVVLKERMRVLSRDRWGAGERDGKHLREAMGQDLRRLTAGRQISKIITFPVRILWYIRRKVGGNNHG
- a CDS encoding oligosaccharide flippase family protein translates to MPSTTSATDQTTRGFAAQLPRNLAANIAYFLVNIVIGILLVPYFIDTLGVAAYGLIPLATSITGYVAIVVQSLNTAVTRFLTVDLQRGDYAAANKTFNTSLFGLTAVILLMIPVILVVAYFAPSIFNVPAGQETGAVLLFLGVSAGFLIRSWSGNFTVQLFAYNRLDLQNLVNLTNLIVQTGLIVLLFTLFGPDLALIGGAYLAGAVMASGVAIVLARRVCPHLRISIRSFDRRRVRDLCGMGWWVVIDQIGSLLFLQIDLIVVNLLFGETPAGEYAIALQWVILLRAVAGVLSGVLTPTILSCYARNQTETLIRVTKSAVKLMGLAMALPIGLVCGLAPLLLTVWVGEEFTFLAPLMALLTVHLAVNLAVLPLFPINVAYNRVRVPGIVTFFMGIGNFGLAVALPLLTGLGYYGVAAAAAIVLTLKNAIFTPWYATRVLGVGAHTFTRSMLPGIVATGLIGVAAATLGGILQLPALVTLVVAGAGIALVYLAAVWVLGLNGFERGLFESYLPPALRRIII
- a CDS encoding nucleotidyltransferase family protein — encoded protein: MDTATPKIDGECARIIGILREKKAYLEETYHVGSIGIFGSCRRGEEREESDVDILVEFSEVRGIFGFIRLERYLSEILGRSVDLVEKSALKPHIGRRILNEVIYV
- a CDS encoding ribonuclease HepT family protein; this translates as MTAPRNTLDYLDDILDAIEKIAIFTRGMSYEEFCEDDKTV
- a CDS encoding AAA family ATPase, which codes for MPHTGLLRHDQTLFRDPDVFEPTYLPEHLHHRDAQVQEIAFLLQPALRGGSALSAVLRGLPGTGKTTTVRRVFAAITEETRRVAPVYVNCRHDHSALAVYRSIFRQVCGYPAGRHLDEIKQGIAARLRDRDAALVVCLDDADELIVAGIYNTILYQILRLYEKWDVRKAGVFAVTSDLARNLYAEADASVRSVFHPAEVNFPPYTRAEIREILADRVRQGLYPRVLPPPLLDRIAVIAAGEQDVRVGIDLVRAAVLRAEKDGRRRVTHADVTAAARTVMAPGLNSRIAALSAGERTLLSWIAERSSEGGDMASGAVFEAAQGYLAVGKTTYHEHLKRLAEAGFLDLVPRTGRGREVRLRYDATEVAAACRSPDRTPKTPDRV